One segment of Methanolinea mesophila DNA contains the following:
- a CDS encoding glycosyltransferase, whose protein sequence is MISVIIPSFNEEANIASCLESLSRQTIPRDQYEIIVVDGDSHDRTREIAEQYADLVFIQTSRKVGGARNDGVLRAKGEIVATTDADCFIPPDWIERIGKDFMRYPEVVQLYGPVYPREPGIKNWISLALANTFSRLGYYTNTLFYTLGANTAFRKAAFMKAGMYRTIDAGDDLEIARRMRTLGKVLFDNKLRVGFSMRRYQQFGTLKSLWEWIYIVLHGGEAEDVSYTRREYK, encoded by the coding sequence ATGATATCGGTAATTATCCCCTCGTTTAACGAAGAGGCGAACATCGCCAGTTGCCTTGAGTCGCTCTCCCGGCAGACCATCCCCCGGGACCAGTATGAGATCATCGTGGTGGACGGGGACTCGCACGACCGTACCAGGGAGATTGCAGAGCAGTACGCGGACCTGGTCTTCATCCAGACCAGCAGGAAGGTGGGAGGGGCCCGGAACGACGGAGTACTCAGGGCAAAGGGCGAGATTGTCGCCACCACCGATGCGGACTGCTTCATCCCTCCCGACTGGATAGAACGGATCGGAAAAGACTTCATGCGTTACCCGGAGGTGGTCCAGCTCTACGGTCCGGTATACCCGAGAGAACCGGGGATAAAAAACTGGATTTCGCTCGCTCTTGCGAACACCTTCTCCCGTCTCGGCTACTATACCAATACCCTTTTCTATACTCTCGGGGCCAACACCGCGTTTCGTAAAGCCGCCTTCATGAAAGCAGGCATGTACAGGACGATCGATGCGGGGGACGACCTGGAGATCGCACGGCGTATGCGAACCCTGGGAAAGGTTCTCTTCGACAACAAACTCAGGGTTGGGTTTTCCATGCGTCGTTACCAGCAGTTCGGGACACTGAAGTCCCTGTGGGAATGGATCTACATCGTTCTCCACGGGGGAGAGGCGGAAGATGTCTCCTATACCCGGCGAGAGTACAAATAA
- a CDS encoding PaaI family thioesterase, translating to MTPGTNNERERNRKSLTDEFNRSEFARLLGMVVMDTWEGGVRVRMDVTGKRNSRGNVHGGAIFSLADQAFGLAANLEDDQVATSAHINYLSPAGDHLEAVAERVGGNALNTLYRVTVYEGERVIATFEGVGIRMKRTARGK from the coding sequence ATGACCCCGGGAACAAACAACGAGCGGGAGCGGAACAGGAAGTCCCTGACAGACGAGTTCAACCGCAGCGAGTTCGCCAGGCTGCTGGGAATGGTGGTGATGGATACCTGGGAAGGGGGAGTTAGGGTGAGGATGGATGTGACCGGAAAGAGAAACTCCCGTGGAAATGTCCATGGAGGTGCAATATTTTCTCTTGCGGATCAGGCGTTCGGGCTCGCCGCAAACCTGGAGGACGACCAGGTGGCCACCTCGGCCCATATCAATTATCTCTCTCCGGCGGGGGACCACCTGGAAGCGGTCGCAGAGCGTGTCGGGGGGAACGCACTCAATACCTTGTACCGGGTAACCGTCTATGAAGGTGAACGGGTTATCGCCACGTTCGAGGGTGTAGGGATACGGATGAAGCGTACGGCGCGGGGCAAGTAA
- a CDS encoding thiamine S protein, translated as MPGGEVLDREIRPGETYEEALLALGIIPDIVLIFYRGKSLPQDKTIEEDMVEIVETCSRG; from the coding sequence ATGCCCGGCGGAGAGGTCCTCGACCGTGAGATCCGGCCAGGTGAGACGTACGAGGAGGCCCTCCTCGCCCTTGGGATCATCCCGGACATCGTGCTCATATTTTATCGCGGGAAAAGCCTCCCCCAGGATAAAACCATCGAGGAGGATATGGTGGAGATCGTGGAGACCTGTTCGAGAGGGTGA
- the thsA gene encoding thermosome subunit alpha has protein sequence MLGGQPIIILKDNVDRNRGLEAQRSNIAAAKAIASAVRTTLGPRGMDKMLVSGTGDVTVTNDGATILSEISVQHPGAKMVIEVAEAQDNEVGDGTTTAVVLVGSMMEKAEQLIEKKIHPTVIAQGYRLGMKKAMEILDDLTIEIDPFDREKLIMIADTAMTGKSIESVKGSLNGIVVDAVMAIAEKEDGKVTADEDNVMIKKQKGETMDDAELVRGLVIDKSRVSEDMPRKVKNAKVALIASPMEIKKTQTKAKIRISSSQQMEAFSAQERETLKKFSDAVIAAGANVLFCQKGIADPVQFFLAKNGVFAVEDVPEKDMKYAAKALCAQIVNKVEDLTPDALGKAETVEQLEDLDIIKVSGCDNPKAVTILLRGSTEYLLDELERAVVDGTSVVMDSMEDGKLVVGGASVETEILMRVRDYAAAVGGREQLAIEAYASAFEVIPVTLAENSGFHPIDKLVDLKNAHQKGEKYAGLDVYTGKIVDMLKNGVIEPQRSKRQSIQSATEAASLLLRVDDMMITRSAGAPPMPGA, from the coding sequence ATGCTAGGAGGACAACCGATCATTATCCTGAAGGACAACGTGGACCGGAACAGGGGCCTTGAAGCCCAGCGCTCGAATATTGCGGCGGCAAAGGCCATCGCCAGTGCGGTCCGCACCACCCTCGGCCCCCGGGGTATGGACAAGATGCTGGTCTCCGGCACCGGTGACGTGACGGTCACCAACGACGGCGCCACGATTCTCTCCGAGATATCGGTCCAGCACCCGGGTGCAAAGATGGTCATCGAGGTGGCCGAAGCCCAGGACAACGAAGTGGGAGACGGCACCACTACCGCCGTGGTGCTGGTCGGGTCCATGATGGAGAAGGCCGAACAGCTGATCGAGAAGAAGATCCATCCGACTGTCATCGCACAGGGCTACCGCCTGGGGATGAAGAAGGCCATGGAGATCCTCGACGACCTGACCATCGAGATCGATCCCTTCGACCGTGAGAAACTGATCATGATCGCCGACACGGCCATGACCGGGAAGTCCATCGAGTCGGTGAAGGGCAGCCTGAACGGTATCGTGGTGGACGCCGTGATGGCCATCGCCGAGAAAGAGGACGGGAAGGTCACCGCCGACGAAGACAACGTGATGATCAAGAAGCAGAAGGGCGAGACCATGGACGACGCGGAGCTGGTCCGGGGACTGGTCATCGACAAGAGCAGGGTCTCCGAGGACATGCCCCGCAAGGTCAAGAACGCAAAGGTCGCCCTCATCGCAAGCCCGATGGAGATCAAGAAGACCCAGACCAAGGCAAAGATCCGGATCTCTTCCAGCCAGCAGATGGAAGCATTCTCCGCCCAGGAGCGGGAGACCCTGAAGAAGTTCTCGGACGCGGTCATCGCGGCGGGTGCGAACGTGCTCTTCTGCCAGAAGGGGATCGCCGACCCGGTCCAGTTTTTCCTTGCGAAAAACGGGGTGTTCGCCGTCGAGGACGTTCCCGAGAAGGACATGAAGTACGCGGCAAAGGCACTCTGCGCACAGATCGTGAACAAGGTCGAGGATCTCACCCCCGATGCGCTTGGCAAGGCCGAGACCGTGGAGCAGCTGGAAGACCTGGATATCATCAAGGTCTCCGGGTGCGATAATCCCAAAGCCGTCACTATTCTCCTTCGCGGCTCGACCGAATACCTTCTGGACGAGCTCGAGCGGGCGGTCGTCGACGGTACCAGCGTGGTCATGGACTCGATGGAGGACGGAAAGCTCGTGGTCGGCGGCGCATCGGTGGAGACCGAGATACTTATGCGAGTCAGGGATTACGCAGCGGCCGTCGGTGGAAGGGAGCAGCTCGCCATTGAGGCCTACGCTTCCGCATTCGAGGTTATCCCTGTTACGCTCGCGGAGAACTCGGGGTTCCACCCCATCGACAAGCTGGTTGACCTGAAGAATGCCCACCAGAAAGGCGAGAAGTATGCCGGTCTGGATGTCTACACCGGGAAGATCGTGGACATGCTGAAGAACGGGGTAATCGAACCCCAGCGATCCAAGCGCCAGTCAATCCAGAGTGCGACCGAAGCGGCCTCCCTCCTCCTCCGAGTGGACGACATGATGATCACCCGCAGCGCGGGTGCTCCTCCGATGCCCGGTGCATAA
- a CDS encoding orotate phosphoribosyltransferase-like protein, with product MSSLEELIQKAQMLLSEGHSPGQIADELSLSMETVTWLLTQQKGAQIPKDVHIDWSMVSGQGPLLDDLAMMMQKRYYTAARDVGKEETPVENYPSTIVGIAISGIPMATLIAVEEDAKLAIYHPAKHSTSDPPLGSISGNFANIAGERCIVVDDVITSGKTMQEVVRYLRKHGAVPLAIWVIFDKRGIKDVEGVPVYSLFKISRID from the coding sequence ATGTCATCGCTCGAAGAGCTGATACAAAAGGCACAGATGCTTCTTTCTGAGGGCCACAGCCCGGGGCAGATCGCGGATGAGCTCTCCCTTTCCATGGAGACGGTGACCTGGCTCCTCACCCAGCAGAAAGGAGCCCAGATCCCGAAAGATGTCCATATCGACTGGAGCATGGTGAGCGGACAGGGCCCCCTGCTTGACGATCTGGCGATGATGATGCAGAAGCGGTATTATACCGCAGCCAGGGACGTGGGGAAGGAAGAGACCCCGGTTGAGAATTACCCGTCGACCATCGTGGGGATCGCGATCTCCGGGATACCCATGGCCACGCTCATCGCCGTGGAAGAGGACGCGAAGCTCGCGATTTATCACCCGGCCAAGCACAGCACCTCGGACCCGCCGCTGGGATCGATCAGCGGTAATTTTGCGAATATCGCCGGCGAGCGCTGCATCGTGGTCGATGACGTGATCACCTCGGGGAAGACCATGCAGGAGGTGGTGCGCTATCTTCGCAAGCATGGAGCTGTACCACTCGCGATCTGGGTGATCTTCGATAAGCGCGGTATCAAGGACGTCGAGGGAGTTCCGGTCTATTCGCTCTTCAAAATATCCCGTATCGATTGA
- a CDS encoding NOB1 family endonuclease — MKRVLDAGAFFLDISFSGELYSVPGVVEELRDLQAKCRFDLLEHQGLRVLQPGDESIEKVKIAATKTGDRGVLSPVDEAVLALALEIGGDICTDDFAVQNVAKKLGIEVHPILQRRAAKVQWKYRCAGCGRYYREPGECPVCGAQIKRKLK; from the coding sequence ATGAAACGTGTCCTCGATGCGGGAGCATTTTTCCTGGATATCTCATTTTCCGGCGAGCTCTATTCCGTCCCGGGTGTCGTGGAAGAACTGCGGGATCTGCAGGCGAAATGCAGGTTTGATCTCCTGGAACATCAGGGACTCAGGGTACTCCAGCCGGGAGACGAATCGATCGAAAAGGTGAAGATCGCCGCGACTAAGACCGGGGACCGTGGAGTGCTCTCTCCCGTGGATGAGGCCGTGCTGGCCCTGGCGCTGGAGATCGGGGGAGATATCTGCACCGATGACTTTGCGGTCCAGAACGTGGCAAAGAAACTGGGAATCGAGGTCCATCCGATCCTGCAGCGCAGGGCGGCGAAGGTGCAGTGGAAGTATCGGTGCGCAGGATGCGGAAGATATTACCGGGAACCGGGTGAATGTCCGGTTTGCGGCGCACAAATCAAAAGAAAACTTAAATAG
- the rtcA gene encoding RNA 3'-terminal phosphate cyclase, whose amino-acid sequence MLRIDGSMMEGGGQIVRTSVALSAVTGIPVTIDRVRGGRARPGLAPQHCSAVRAVAGLCGATVKGCSPTSSLLEFTPGNPVRRDQDIDIGTAGSIPLVLQAWLFVALRSGASLSITGGTEVRKSPTIDYFTRVFLPVLKACGAEVTVEILQRGYYPAGGGKVRITVRPSALTPMAIPSGESRGVISCSANLPEHVAARQGVSAAERLARYTGLEYPVIFDRRSGPSTGTSCTVWQDSKGGTALGRRGLPAEQVGTAAADALIAELDPPGGADRHLADQLMPYVAVYGGRFITVPLTLHSRTMLWLLEQFGLPLRVSEDPEGTAEVRR is encoded by the coding sequence ATGCTCCGAATCGACGGGTCCATGATGGAGGGGGGAGGACAGATAGTCCGCACGTCCGTCGCACTATCCGCGGTGACCGGTATACCGGTCACGATCGACAGGGTCCGCGGCGGTAGAGCGCGACCCGGGCTGGCTCCCCAGCACTGCAGTGCGGTCCGCGCTGTAGCAGGGCTGTGCGGTGCGACGGTGAAAGGGTGCAGTCCGACGAGCAGCCTGCTTGAGTTCACACCCGGCAACCCGGTCCGCCGCGACCAGGATATCGATATCGGTACCGCAGGGAGTATTCCCCTGGTCCTCCAGGCCTGGCTTTTTGTCGCCCTCCGTTCGGGTGCATCGCTCTCCATAACCGGGGGGACTGAGGTCCGGAAAAGTCCCACGATCGATTACTTCACCCGGGTCTTTCTCCCTGTCCTCAAAGCCTGCGGGGCCGAGGTGACCGTGGAAATCCTGCAGAGGGGCTATTACCCCGCCGGAGGGGGGAAGGTAAGGATCACGGTCCGCCCGTCCGCGCTGACCCCGATGGCAATCCCTTCCGGAGAATCCAGGGGAGTGATCTCCTGTTCCGCCAATCTTCCGGAACACGTGGCCGCCCGGCAGGGGGTATCCGCGGCGGAGCGTCTCGCACGATATACCGGACTCGAGTATCCTGTCATTTTCGACCGGAGAAGCGGCCCCTCGACAGGCACGTCGTGCACGGTCTGGCAGGACTCCAAAGGAGGCACGGCACTGGGGCGCCGGGGACTTCCTGCAGAGCAGGTGGGAACTGCAGCCGCCGATGCACTGATAGCAGAACTGGACCCGCCGGGGGGGGCGGACCGCCACCTTGCCGATCAGCTCATGCCGTACGTGGCCGTGTACGGAGGGCGGTTCATCACCGTACCACTCACCCTGCATTCAAGAACAATGCTCTGGCTATTGGAACAATTCGGCCTCCCCCTCCGGGTCAGTGAGGATCCCGAAGGTACTGCCGAGGTGCGGAGATGA
- a CDS encoding ribose-phosphate diphosphokinase, with protein MRVISTESSQILAARLAGELGCSLVDVRFSRFPDGELYLRAGQLDERTVVVGSVTSNDDLVQLLLLLDACRESSCTLAVPYMGYARQDKQFHPGEPLSARAIARALSTVAEEVITVNIHEESVLDHFTIPARNISLAEDVGEYLKAMGLADPLVLAPDEGAARFGKAVAQSGRWDADHLQKTRHSGEEVTMKPKSLCAEGRTVVIVDDIISTGGTLATAAGMLADQGARSIHAVCVHGVLSGGAYTHLRAAGILDVACSDTIERGCSCYSAAKRLAAEITA; from the coding sequence ATGAGGGTTATTAGCACCGAATCTTCACAAATCCTGGCTGCAAGGCTTGCAGGAGAGCTGGGATGCAGTCTCGTGGACGTGCGGTTTTCCCGCTTCCCCGACGGGGAGCTGTACCTCCGGGCAGGGCAACTGGACGAACGGACGGTGGTAGTGGGCAGCGTGACCAGTAATGACGATCTGGTCCAGCTCCTCCTCCTTCTCGACGCATGCCGGGAGTCGTCCTGCACCCTGGCGGTTCCCTACATGGGCTACGCACGACAGGATAAACAGTTCCATCCCGGGGAACCGCTCTCGGCCCGGGCGATCGCCCGGGCGCTCTCCACGGTCGCTGAAGAGGTCATCACGGTAAATATCCATGAAGAGAGTGTGCTGGACCATTTCACCATTCCCGCACGGAATATTTCCCTCGCGGAGGATGTGGGCGAGTACCTGAAAGCCATGGGGCTCGCCGACCCCCTCGTCCTGGCGCCCGATGAGGGTGCGGCCCGGTTCGGCAAAGCCGTAGCCCAGTCCGGCCGCTGGGATGCGGATCACCTGCAAAAAACCCGGCATTCCGGAGAAGAGGTCACTATGAAGCCCAAATCGCTCTGTGCGGAAGGGAGGACCGTGGTGATCGTGGACGATATCATATCGACCGGGGGCACCCTTGCGACTGCGGCAGGGATGCTCGCGGACCAGGGTGCACGAAGCATCCATGCGGTGTGCGTGCACGGGGTGCTGTCCGGGGGAGCGTATACCCACCTTCGGGCTGCCGGGATCCTTGATGTGGCGTGCAGCGACACGATCGAACGGGGTTGCAGTTGTTATTCTGCGGCAAAACGCCTTGCCGCGGAGATCACAGCCTGA
- the lonB gene encoding ATP-dependent protease LonB, translating into MESTLHPEITQPDLPSDEVPDSSSLIEVPARLIDQVIGQEHAVEVIEKAAIQRRHVMMIGSPGTGKSMLAKAMAELLPKEDLQDILVYPNSDDSNNPVVRTVPAGRGKQIVAAHKAEARKKIQFRNTLMMILMIGIIGYAFITMQWLMGIIAAAFVFMALRYATPREESMVPKLLVSNDTHTVAPFIDATGSHAGALLGDVRHDPFQSGGLETPSHDRVEAGAIHRAHQGVLFIDEINTLTPHSQQNLLTALQEGEFPITGQSERSSGAMVRTEPVPCRFVMIAAGNLDAIQGMHPALRSRIRGYGYEVYMSESMLDTPENREKFIRFIAQEVKNDGKIPHFDRGAMDEVIREARRRSNRKGHLTLKLRDMGGLIRVAGDLARQEGAEVTTAQHVIAAKGTARSIEDQVSDEYIRRSREYELTVVEGTRVGRVNGLAVMGSDSGSVLPIMAEVTPAQGASGTVIATGMLKEIAQESIKNVSAILKKFTGKDIKNMDIHIQFIGTYGGVEGDSASISVATAVISAIEGIPVRQDIGMTGSLSVRGDVLPVGGVTYKIEAAAKAGIKTVLIPRSNVEDVLIEERYQEMVTIIPVDCIEDVLKVALVPENNEGFLAKLRKMASSASGRVGTVSPTSVA; encoded by the coding sequence ATGGAATCAACATTACATCCTGAGATCACGCAGCCCGATCTGCCATCGGATGAGGTCCCCGATTCCTCCTCCCTGATAGAAGTGCCGGCCAGGCTGATCGACCAGGTCATCGGCCAGGAGCACGCAGTGGAGGTCATCGAGAAAGCCGCCATCCAGAGGCGGCACGTGATGATGATCGGGAGCCCGGGTACCGGAAAGTCCATGCTCGCCAAAGCCATGGCAGAACTCCTGCCCAAGGAGGATCTCCAGGATATCCTCGTATATCCCAACTCTGACGACTCGAACAACCCGGTTGTCCGGACCGTGCCTGCAGGGCGGGGAAAACAGATCGTCGCCGCCCACAAGGCAGAAGCCCGGAAGAAGATACAGTTTCGCAATACCCTGATGATGATTCTGATGATCGGGATCATCGGTTATGCGTTCATCACCATGCAGTGGCTGATGGGGATCATCGCCGCGGCATTCGTGTTCATGGCGCTCCGCTACGCGACCCCGCGGGAAGAATCGATGGTCCCGAAGCTCCTGGTATCGAACGATACCCATACGGTCGCACCTTTTATCGATGCCACCGGGTCCCATGCCGGGGCCCTCCTCGGCGACGTCCGGCATGACCCGTTCCAGAGCGGCGGGCTGGAGACCCCCAGCCACGACCGCGTGGAGGCCGGAGCCATCCACAGGGCGCACCAGGGCGTCCTCTTCATCGACGAGATCAACACCCTTACCCCGCACTCCCAGCAGAACCTGCTCACGGCACTCCAGGAAGGAGAGTTCCCCATCACGGGACAGAGCGAACGATCCTCGGGAGCCATGGTGCGTACCGAACCGGTCCCCTGCAGGTTCGTGATGATCGCGGCGGGTAACCTGGATGCAATCCAGGGGATGCACCCCGCGCTCCGTTCGCGTATCCGGGGATACGGATATGAAGTGTACATGAGCGAAAGCATGCTGGACACCCCTGAGAACCGGGAGAAATTCATCCGTTTCATCGCCCAGGAAGTGAAGAACGACGGGAAGATCCCACACTTCGACCGCGGAGCGATGGACGAGGTTATCCGCGAGGCCCGGAGAAGGTCGAACCGGAAAGGCCACCTCACCCTGAAACTTCGTGACATGGGCGGGCTGATCAGGGTGGCCGGCGACCTCGCCCGCCAGGAAGGCGCCGAGGTCACCACCGCCCAGCATGTTATCGCCGCGAAAGGAACCGCACGCTCCATCGAGGACCAGGTTTCGGACGAGTATATCCGCCGCAGCCGGGAGTATGAACTGACCGTCGTCGAGGGAACCCGGGTGGGACGGGTGAACGGACTCGCAGTAATGGGGAGCGATTCGGGCTCGGTGCTGCCGATTATGGCAGAAGTCACTCCCGCCCAGGGTGCGAGCGGCACGGTGATCGCCACGGGGATGCTCAAGGAGATCGCCCAGGAGTCCATCAAGAACGTGAGCGCAATCCTGAAGAAGTTCACCGGAAAGGACATCAAGAACATGGATATCCATATCCAGTTCATCGGGACCTACGGCGGGGTGGAAGGCGATTCGGCGTCCATCAGTGTCGCTACCGCGGTGATCAGCGCCATCGAAGGTATCCCGGTACGCCAGGACATCGGTATGACCGGCTCGCTCTCGGTCCGGGGGGACGTGCTCCCCGTGGGAGGGGTGACCTATAAGATCGAAGCGGCGGCAAAAGCCGGAATCAAGACGGTGCTTATACCCCGCTCAAACGTCGAGGATGTGCTCATCGAGGAACGGTACCAGGAGATGGTGACCATCATTCCGGTCGACTGTATCGAGGATGTCCTCAAAGTCGCCCTGGTTCCCGAGAACAATGAAGGTTTCCTCGCAAAGCTCCGGAAGATGGCATCCTCTGCCTCGGGCAGAGTGGGGACGGTAAGTCCCACCTCGGTTGCGTAG
- a CDS encoding TldD/PmbA family protein produces the protein MAGERDARYYDIRHVTGRVTHIDIDNGAVESAGSSLFDHAVVRVLGPRGWGILTLDNYRWPRGEQFDELIRSALRLANLTGEYVELAPAPHRIRKVPAVREDPSGVSMEEKSDLLGSIARAASLPGIVNTRANYIERTENVRFLDSSGHEYEYSTCRSGFSVLAVAQRNGTVQMGYEREHTIRGFDLRHKEDAGHNAATRALLLLDAIPAKGGRMNAILDPELAGVFAHEAVGHASEGDLVQEGNSVLNGMIGTQIGSPLLTIVDDPSLPEFGFEPVDAEGSAVKRTEIIKSGVMNAYLHSRETLKAVGSGIAGHARAMPGEPPLVRMSNTFVENGDSSFDELMEECRDGILLKGSRGGQVDPGRGVFQFNAEYGYLVQAGELAGMVRDVSLSGEILHTLHAIRRLGNDRVMHQGYCGKGGQSVPVSDGSPHLLLEDAVVGGSG, from the coding sequence ATGGCCGGAGAACGTGACGCCCGCTATTATGACATACGTCACGTGACCGGCAGGGTCACCCATATCGACATCGATAACGGCGCGGTCGAGTCGGCGGGCTCGTCTCTTTTCGACCACGCGGTGGTGAGAGTGCTCGGCCCCCGCGGATGGGGCATCCTCACCCTCGATAACTACCGGTGGCCCCGGGGGGAGCAATTCGATGAACTTATCCGTTCCGCGCTCCGTCTCGCCAATCTTACCGGGGAGTACGTTGAGCTCGCTCCTGCGCCTCACAGGATACGGAAAGTCCCGGCGGTAAGAGAGGATCCGTCCGGGGTGAGCATGGAAGAGAAATCGGACCTGCTCGGTTCAATCGCCAGGGCCGCATCGCTTCCCGGGATCGTCAATACCAGGGCAAACTATATCGAAAGGACCGAAAACGTAAGATTTCTCGACAGCAGCGGTCATGAGTACGAATATTCCACCTGCAGGTCGGGTTTTTCGGTGCTCGCGGTAGCCCAGAGAAACGGGACCGTCCAGATGGGATACGAGCGCGAACATACCATCCGCGGGTTCGACCTCCGACACAAGGAAGATGCGGGACACAACGCCGCGACGAGAGCCCTCCTGCTGCTGGACGCCATTCCCGCAAAAGGAGGGAGAATGAATGCGATCCTCGATCCCGAGCTCGCCGGCGTCTTTGCCCATGAGGCGGTCGGGCACGCGAGCGAAGGTGACCTGGTCCAGGAAGGCAACTCGGTGCTGAACGGCATGATAGGGACGCAGATAGGGAGCCCGCTGCTCACCATCGTGGACGACCCCTCACTTCCCGAGTTCGGGTTCGAACCGGTGGATGCCGAGGGAAGCGCGGTGAAGAGGACGGAGATCATAAAATCCGGGGTGATGAACGCATATCTTCATTCCCGGGAAACCCTCAAAGCGGTGGGTTCTGGGATTGCAGGGCATGCGAGGGCGATGCCCGGGGAACCGCCGCTGGTCAGGATGAGCAACACGTTCGTCGAGAACGGGGATAGCTCGTTCGATGAGCTGATGGAGGAATGCAGGGACGGGATCCTGCTCAAAGGTTCCCGGGGAGGCCAGGTAGACCCGGGAAGGGGGGTGTTCCAGTTCAATGCCGAGTACGGATACCTGGTGCAGGCCGGGGAACTTGCGGGGATGGTACGGGACGTATCGCTTTCGGGCGAGATCCTCCACACCCTCCACGCGATCCGCCGACTCGGCAACGACCGGGTCATGCATCAGGGATATTGCGGAAAAGGAGGGCAGAGCGTGCCGGTAAGCGACGGATCGCCCCATCTCCTGCTTGAAGATGCGGTGGTGGGCGGCAGTGGATGA
- a CDS encoding TldD/PmbA family protein, protein MDDPEKILKYGSGKADETEVYYARGRTISADLKRDKVSAAVESQSAVLTVRVILQGKIGTSSTNDPGRWKDCFHAALDGAHLVSAQPWKGLPDPVLGDPAPLAFDPDLPMDPQTVQDLLGELKAGAASYKDVEITSGSAELSTGEILLMNSSGITYRRPVTSVGVSLETIREQSTGYEFDHSVYFDIDAGSVGEKAAELAHRSHGGKDIPSGEYEVVLSPIALAQVLGAVVVPALNGRNVNAGRSRLAGHLGEQIADSSLNLLDDPFRPRAPGSTRWDAEGVPTEPVHFIRDGILESFCYDLKTAYRYDTRSTGSAVRGGPGGAPSIGHHNLVLDGPRGPLLEDSVLYIRDVVGAHTANPMSGDFSVELSNPFMAKDGDFELPVRKAMLSGNAFDMLNDVVRISPETRSVGSMILPSIRLKNQKIIVN, encoded by the coding sequence GTGGATGACCCGGAGAAGATCCTGAAGTACGGGTCAGGAAAAGCGGACGAGACAGAGGTATACTATGCCCGCGGCAGGACCATCTCCGCAGATCTGAAGCGGGACAAGGTGAGTGCCGCGGTGGAGTCGCAGTCCGCGGTCCTCACGGTCCGGGTGATCCTGCAGGGAAAGATCGGCACCTCGAGCACCAACGACCCGGGCCGGTGGAAGGACTGCTTCCATGCCGCCCTCGACGGCGCACATCTTGTCTCGGCGCAGCCCTGGAAAGGGCTTCCCGACCCCGTTCTCGGCGATCCTGCACCACTGGCCTTCGATCCCGATCTGCCCATGGACCCGCAGACAGTTCAGGATCTCCTGGGCGAGTTGAAAGCGGGGGCTGCTTCCTACAAGGACGTGGAGATCACTTCGGGTTCGGCAGAATTGTCAACGGGTGAGATACTGCTCATGAACAGCAGCGGGATCACATACCGCCGTCCGGTGACTTCTGTCGGGGTATCCCTGGAGACCATCCGGGAACAGTCGACCGGGTACGAGTTCGACCATTCGGTGTATTTCGATATCGATGCCGGATCGGTTGGCGAAAAAGCCGCGGAACTTGCCCACAGGTCACATGGAGGAAAAGACATTCCTTCCGGGGAGTACGAGGTCGTGCTCTCGCCCATCGCACTTGCCCAGGTGCTGGGAGCGGTCGTGGTTCCCGCCCTGAACGGGAGGAATGTCAACGCGGGCAGGTCAAGGCTTGCAGGGCACCTCGGGGAGCAGATCGCGGACTCCTCGCTGAACCTTCTCGACGATCCGTTCCGCCCCAGGGCCCCGGGCAGCACGCGCTGGGATGCCGAGGGAGTACCCACGGAACCCGTTCATTTCATCAGGGACGGGATCCTTGAATCGTTCTGCTACGACCTCAAGACCGCGTACCGGTACGATACCAGGTCGACGGGAAGCGCGGTCCGGGGCGGACCCGGGGGAGCCCCCTCCATCGGCCACCATAACCTGGTCCTCGATGGTCCCCGCGGGCCGTTGCTCGAAGATTCGGTGCTCTACATACGCGATGTGGTGGGTGCCCATACCGCAAACCCGATGAGCGGGGATTTCTCGGTGGAACTTTCGAATCCTTTCATGGCGAAAGACGGTGATTTCGAGCTTCCGGTACGAAAGGCGATGCTCTCCGGCAACGCGTTCGACATGCTGAACGACGTCGTGCGCATCTCCCCCGAGACCCGGAGCGTGGGGTCGATGATTTTACCCTCGATAAGGTTAAAGAATCAGAAAATCATTGTAAATTAG
- a CDS encoding pro-sigmaK processing inhibitor BofA family protein translates to MNFDPALLIVAVLIAIVLFLLLKDITKLIINSILGILLLFIVNYFDLMSYLGQPDVNIDVVTVLMCVLGGIPGALLVIILQALGYSV, encoded by the coding sequence ATGAATTTCGATCCGGCGCTCCTGATTGTCGCGGTCCTCATCGCCATCGTCCTCTTTCTCCTGCTGAAAGATATCACGAAACTTATCATCAACTCGATCCTCGGCATTCTCCTTCTGTTCATCGTCAATTACTTCGACCTGATGAGTTACCTGGGGCAACCGGACGTGAATATCGACGTCGTAACCGTACTCATGTGTGTTCTGGGTGGAATACCCGGCGCACTGCTGGTGATTATTCTCCAGGCACTCGGATACAGCGTATAA